The Pseudarthrobacter sp. NS4 genome includes a window with the following:
- a CDS encoding PepSY-associated TM helix domain-containing protein: MTLKTIPPSRPGVAEGSSKVWAGALAMRIHFYAAVLVGPFLLIAALSGALYALTPQLEKAIYANELSASTGGPAVPLAAQIDAARAHLGTNQMPAAVRPGTDGTTTRVMFIDPALGESETRAIFVDPGTAAVKGDMTAYGTSGSLPVHTWIGQLHRNLHLGETGRIYSELAASWLWVIALGGVILWVQRWKRKPRAKGNLYPDKTTKGRAGTASLHASAGIWLAAGFFFLSATGLTWSAFAGANVTNLRAAVGWSTPALTTDLNTRTLGTGAGHEEHTDHAEHTAAEHAEYIAGQQAVAPPEGFDAALAAARAEGIDGVKTEIKPPATDGKTWTVAEIDRSWPTQVDAVAIDPGTMAVSDKVLFSDYPFAAKLARWGIDAHMGVLFGLANQIILAAIALGLAAMIIWGYIMWIKRRPTLNRPALNPPGKPAAFGRAPNRGALRRTPPVAALALITATAAVGYFLPLLGISLLAFLLIDTTAGYLHHRRTAAANNL; the protein is encoded by the coding sequence ATGACATTGAAAACCATTCCGCCGTCCCGGCCCGGCGTTGCTGAAGGATCTTCGAAGGTATGGGCTGGCGCCCTGGCCATGCGGATCCACTTCTACGCCGCCGTCCTCGTCGGCCCGTTCCTGCTCATCGCAGCGCTCAGCGGAGCACTCTACGCCCTGACACCCCAGCTGGAAAAAGCCATCTACGCCAACGAACTCAGTGCCAGCACCGGTGGCCCGGCAGTTCCCCTGGCCGCCCAAATAGACGCCGCCCGGGCCCACCTGGGCACCAACCAGATGCCGGCCGCCGTCCGCCCTGGAACAGACGGAACAACGACGCGGGTGATGTTCATCGATCCGGCCCTGGGTGAATCAGAGACCCGGGCCATCTTCGTTGACCCGGGCACCGCAGCGGTCAAAGGCGACATGACCGCCTACGGAACCAGCGGATCCCTGCCCGTGCACACCTGGATCGGGCAGCTGCACCGCAACCTCCATCTCGGGGAGACCGGCCGGATCTACAGCGAACTCGCAGCCTCATGGCTCTGGGTCATCGCCCTGGGCGGAGTGATCCTGTGGGTACAGCGCTGGAAACGCAAACCCCGCGCCAAGGGCAACCTCTACCCGGACAAGACGACCAAAGGCCGGGCCGGGACCGCGTCCCTGCACGCCTCCGCCGGGATCTGGCTCGCCGCCGGTTTCTTCTTCCTCTCAGCAACAGGACTGACCTGGTCCGCCTTTGCCGGGGCGAACGTCACCAACCTGCGGGCAGCGGTCGGCTGGTCCACCCCCGCCCTCACCACTGACCTAAACACCCGAACCCTCGGCACCGGCGCAGGGCATGAGGAGCATACCGACCACGCAGAACACACAGCCGCGGAACATGCAGAATATATTGCCGGTCAGCAGGCCGTGGCCCCTCCTGAGGGGTTTGACGCTGCCCTCGCAGCGGCCCGCGCTGAAGGGATCGACGGCGTCAAAACCGAAATCAAACCTCCCGCCACTGACGGGAAAACCTGGACCGTCGCAGAGATCGACCGCTCATGGCCCACCCAGGTCGACGCCGTCGCCATTGATCCGGGAACCATGGCCGTGTCAGACAAGGTCCTTTTCAGCGACTACCCTTTCGCAGCCAAACTGGCCCGCTGGGGCATCGACGCGCACATGGGCGTCCTCTTCGGCCTGGCCAACCAGATCATCCTCGCCGCCATCGCCCTGGGCTTGGCGGCAATGATCATCTGGGGCTACATCATGTGGATCAAACGCCGCCCCACACTGAACCGCCCAGCCCTCAACCCTCCCGGCAAACCGGCAGCCTTCGGACGGGCACCCAACCGCGGGGCACTTCGACGCACCCCGCCGGTGGCAGCTCTGGCTCTGATCACCGCCACGGCTGCTGTCGGGTACTTCCTGCCGCTTCTCGGAATCAGTCTCCTGGCTTTCCTCCTGATCGACACCACCGCCGGATACCTGCACCACCGCAGAACGGCAGCAGCAAACAACCTTTAA
- a CDS encoding sigma-70 family RNA polymerase sigma factor — protein MAAIGGSTLAGPDPLLALLNGVARGETEAFRDLYTRTARRLFGLAMKVVQRPELAEEVVQEVFVQVWSSAGRFDPSRGEPLVWLFTMTHRRAVEVVRREQACLERDSRHHRETTALGQYSVEELILRRVEDEKIRASLSTLSRAQSEAITLAYLDGQTYAEVAGTLNLSLPAVKSRIRDGFRNMRQCLGREGAG, from the coding sequence ATGGCCGCAATTGGGGGCAGCACCCTGGCTGGTCCGGATCCGCTGCTGGCGCTTCTGAACGGGGTTGCCCGGGGCGAGACGGAAGCCTTCAGGGACTTGTATACGCGCACCGCCCGACGTTTGTTCGGCCTTGCGATGAAGGTGGTCCAAAGGCCGGAGCTGGCCGAGGAGGTCGTGCAGGAAGTCTTCGTCCAGGTGTGGTCATCGGCGGGCCGGTTTGATCCTTCCCGGGGTGAGCCCCTGGTGTGGCTGTTCACGATGACCCACCGCCGTGCGGTCGAGGTTGTCCGGCGGGAGCAGGCCTGTCTTGAGCGTGATTCCCGGCATCACCGCGAGACAACGGCGCTGGGCCAGTATTCTGTCGAAGAGCTGATTCTGCGCAGGGTGGAGGATGAGAAAATTCGCGCCAGCCTGTCCACGCTAAGTCGCGCCCAGTCCGAAGCGATCACCCTCGCATATTTGGACGGGCAGACGTACGCGGAGGTGGCAGGCACCCTGAACCTGAGTCTGCCGGCGGTCAAGTCCCGCATCCGTGACGGCTTCCGCAACATGCGCCAGTGCCTGGGCCGGGAAGGTGCCGGATAA
- a CDS encoding cupredoxin domain-containing protein — MKANTRTGSALGLAAAAVLLPLSGCGGMSGSGTTAAPTLTEQFPSAPAATTEPAPTASGTGSTPAAAPAEILIKGFKYQGAETASPGAEITVINEDAEAHTITADTGNAFDANIQVGTGTFTAPTEPGTYPYHCNFHGNMKGTLTVK, encoded by the coding sequence ATGAAAGCAAACACCAGAACCGGCAGCGCGCTTGGACTCGCGGCAGCAGCAGTGCTGCTGCCCCTGTCCGGCTGCGGGGGTATGTCCGGGTCCGGCACCACAGCGGCCCCCACACTGACCGAACAATTCCCCTCAGCTCCTGCCGCCACCACAGAACCTGCTCCTACAGCTTCCGGTACGGGTTCAACACCTGCGGCGGCCCCGGCCGAAATACTGATCAAGGGCTTCAAATACCAGGGAGCGGAAACGGCGAGCCCCGGAGCAGAGATCACCGTCATCAACGAAGACGCTGAGGCGCACACCATCACCGCTGACACCGGCAACGCGTTCGACGCCAACATCCAAGTCGGCACCGGCACCTTCACCGCCCCCACCGAGCCCGGGACGTACCCCTACCACTGCAACTTCCACGGCAACATGAAAGGCACCCTCACGGTGAAATAA
- a CDS encoding class F sortase: MTPKNPGHRAGPLASTAAGVLLLLTLAGCGGGSAATPDAGSAPSASVSASAAPGTPSAPPPASVPAPAPAAAPPGQQLPSVMAASAPVTLTIPSISVRTDLIHLGLEENGSLQVPQDDGNGAPASWYDGSPTPGERGPSVLLGHVNSPNGRGGVFADLRKLTPGAEMTVSRADGSTAVFIVDRGELYPKDEFPTLKVYGNTPGSELRLITCDGYDAATGEFDDNYVIYATLKA; encoded by the coding sequence GTGACACCCAAGAACCCCGGCCACCGCGCAGGCCCCTTGGCCTCCACGGCGGCCGGGGTTCTGCTCCTGCTCACCCTGGCCGGCTGCGGCGGCGGGTCCGCCGCCACCCCGGATGCCGGATCGGCACCTTCGGCCTCGGTCTCAGCTTCTGCTGCGCCTGGCACTCCCAGCGCTCCCCCGCCTGCGTCCGTCCCGGCACCGGCCCCCGCGGCGGCCCCGCCCGGACAGCAGCTTCCGTCGGTCATGGCCGCTTCGGCTCCCGTCACCCTGACCATTCCCTCGATCTCGGTCCGCACGGACCTGATCCACCTGGGACTGGAGGAGAACGGCTCCCTTCAGGTGCCCCAGGACGACGGCAACGGCGCACCCGCGAGCTGGTACGACGGTTCCCCCACCCCGGGGGAACGCGGACCTTCAGTGCTGCTGGGCCACGTGAACTCACCGAACGGCCGTGGTGGTGTTTTCGCGGACCTGCGCAAACTCACCCCCGGCGCTGAAATGACCGTTTCCCGGGCTGATGGCAGCACTGCCGTGTTCATCGTTGACCGCGGCGAGCTCTACCCCAAAGACGAGTTCCCCACCCTGAAGGTCTACGGCAACACTCCCGGGTCCGAGCTGCGGCTCATCACCTGCGACGGCTATGACGCCGCCACCGGGGAATTTGATGACAACTACGTCATCTACGCCACCCTCAAAGCCTGA
- a CDS encoding CHRD domain-containing protein encodes MNKTLRFMAVPTLALGVLALSGSPAMAADQSYQTTLGQLNGSSASGTVTVDVTGNQAHVVLNVSGLPATFMDAPYPHVQHIHGGKQGTCPDPSADKDGDGVINTTEGDPAYGPILTTLSTSGDTSPAAGTDLKLAGQGAAYTIDRTFELNAETKASLEAGTAVVVVHGLDPATLSPAAQAAKSDIVPSLPLAATSPALCGTLTAGQMKMPAGGAATGIVTETGTDTGALALGGGLVLVALAGGAYVVRRRTSAAA; translated from the coding sequence ATGAATAAGACACTCCGCTTTATGGCAGTTCCCACTCTCGCTTTGGGCGTCCTTGCCCTTTCCGGTTCCCCGGCCATGGCCGCTGACCAGTCCTACCAGACCACCCTGGGCCAGCTGAACGGCAGCTCAGCCTCTGGCACCGTCACCGTTGACGTCACGGGCAACCAGGCCCACGTCGTCCTGAACGTTTCCGGCCTGCCGGCAACGTTCATGGACGCCCCGTACCCGCACGTCCAGCACATCCACGGCGGCAAGCAGGGCACCTGCCCGGACCCGTCCGCTGACAAGGACGGTGACGGCGTCATCAACACCACCGAGGGTGACCCGGCCTACGGCCCCATCCTCACCACCTTGTCCACCAGCGGGGACACCAGCCCGGCAGCCGGTACTGACCTCAAGCTCGCCGGCCAGGGCGCTGCCTACACCATTGACCGCACGTTCGAACTGAACGCCGAGACCAAGGCTTCCCTGGAAGCAGGCACCGCAGTGGTGGTTGTCCACGGCCTTGACCCGGCCACGTTGAGCCCTGCCGCGCAGGCGGCGAAGAGCGATATCGTTCCGAGCCTTCCGCTTGCCGCCACCTCCCCCGCCCTGTGCGGGACCTTGACGGCCGGGCAGATGAAAATGCCCGCAGGCGGCGCTGCGACCGGCATTGTCACCGAAACCGGTACCGACACCGGAGCCCTCGCTCTCGGTGGCGGCCTGGTACTTGTCGCCCTCGCCGGCGGAGCCTACGTTGTCCGCCGCCGCACCTCCGCAGCAGCCTAA
- a CDS encoding cupredoxin domain-containing protein: protein MKRINRSLTLVTAVSLVAITGCAGQGGDYSAPPGAGSAAPSANGSAQAGAAVITVKDFKYEVPGSVKPGSMVTVTNADSAPHTVTAKDEGGFDVEVPGGGTAIVQAPDAPGEYEIICTFHPQMTGRLVVK, encoded by the coding sequence ATGAAAAGGATCAACCGGAGTCTGACCCTGGTCACCGCCGTGTCGTTGGTGGCCATTACCGGGTGCGCCGGACAGGGCGGGGACTATTCCGCCCCGCCCGGAGCCGGTTCCGCTGCCCCGTCAGCGAATGGATCGGCACAGGCCGGCGCAGCGGTCATCACTGTTAAGGATTTCAAGTATGAGGTTCCGGGCTCGGTGAAGCCGGGGTCGATGGTGACGGTGACGAACGCTGACAGCGCCCCGCACACCGTCACTGCCAAGGACGAGGGCGGGTTCGATGTGGAGGTCCCGGGAGGCGGAACGGCGATCGTCCAGGCGCCTGATGCCCCGGGTGAGTACGAGATCATTTGCACCTTCCATCCGCAGATGACCGGGAGGCTGGTCGTGAAATGA
- a CDS encoding F510_1955 family glycosylhydrolase: protein MSLHSMTRRRPLTALAAAAALALTLSACSPGSTTASQDADNVPSAAATGLPSSHIHGLSVNGETDQVLLATHEGLFDVTKSPATQIGDTNDLMGFTAAGDNGVFYASGHPGPGSDLPNPMGLIKSVDGGKTWEQLSRQGESDFHALAATKSGIVAYDGTLQTSPDGKTWSAASTEFVPAVLAGTPETDTVLATTREGLQRSTDGGKTWELNTTAPIIQFATFAGGTEVVGIEPDGSVHYSADAGSTWSRTGQIEGKVQAVTAVKQTEGKPWIWAATTEGLVLSSDAGATFRPADTN from the coding sequence GTGTCCCTGCACTCTATGACCCGCCGCCGGCCCCTTACTGCCCTCGCCGCAGCCGCAGCCCTTGCGCTCACCCTGTCCGCCTGCTCCCCGGGCTCAACAACCGCCTCACAGGACGCCGATAATGTACCGTCCGCTGCGGCCACCGGTCTTCCCAGCTCCCACATCCATGGTCTGAGTGTCAACGGCGAAACGGACCAGGTGTTGCTGGCTACCCATGAAGGCCTCTTTGACGTCACCAAATCCCCCGCCACCCAAATCGGGGACACCAATGACCTGATGGGCTTCACCGCAGCCGGTGACAATGGGGTGTTTTACGCCTCAGGGCATCCTGGCCCCGGCTCGGACCTGCCCAACCCGATGGGCCTGATCAAATCTGTGGACGGCGGCAAAACATGGGAGCAACTCTCCCGCCAAGGCGAATCGGACTTCCATGCCCTAGCGGCAACGAAGTCCGGAATAGTCGCCTACGACGGGACGCTCCAGACCAGCCCCGACGGAAAAACCTGGTCTGCAGCCAGCACCGAATTCGTTCCCGCCGTTCTGGCCGGAACCCCGGAAACCGACACCGTTCTTGCCACCACCCGTGAAGGGCTCCAACGCTCCACCGACGGCGGGAAAACCTGGGAACTGAACACCACGGCCCCCATCATCCAGTTCGCCACGTTCGCCGGCGGCACCGAAGTCGTCGGCATCGAACCGGACGGTTCCGTCCACTACTCAGCCGACGCCGGAAGCACCTGGTCCCGCACCGGACAGATCGAGGGAAAGGTCCAGGCGGTGACCGCCGTCAAACAAACCGAAGGCAAACCGTGGATCTGGGCCGCGACCACCGAAGGGCTGGTCCTGTCCAGCGATGCAGGGGCCACATTCCGGCCTGCAGACACCAACTAA
- a CDS encoding M56 family metallopeptidase, with amino-acid sequence MIAALSLLAYALTLALAGPRLLQAGSWADRSPRLAIAAWQALTVTALASVTLAGTALTFPIAGVSRDLAGLLEACVMAIQEQYASPGGAAAGATGAALALGILARTLWCFGSALGDMARERARHGRILDIVGRDDAHPGVIVLDSDESTVYCLPGRRRRTVVTTAALQALDDAQLDAVLAHEHAHLSERHDLILGLSRALAAAFPAIALFRLASAETARLIELRADDAAAARSGRLTVAGALLAVASPGKTPLPAVALAAGGAGAAARVRRLIPPHNPLGRARTTAGSLAVAALFALPVLLLGGPAAAAAGHNLCPDTIVSASSPGP; translated from the coding sequence ATGATCGCCGCACTGTCCCTCCTCGCCTACGCTCTCACGCTCGCCCTGGCCGGACCGCGACTACTGCAGGCAGGGTCCTGGGCGGACAGGTCCCCCCGGCTGGCCATCGCTGCATGGCAGGCCCTTACCGTCACCGCGCTGGCCTCCGTCACACTGGCCGGGACGGCCCTGACATTCCCGATAGCGGGCGTGAGCAGGGACCTCGCCGGGCTGCTGGAGGCCTGCGTCATGGCCATCCAGGAGCAGTACGCATCCCCCGGCGGAGCTGCCGCCGGCGCCACAGGCGCCGCCCTCGCCCTGGGCATCCTCGCCCGCACGCTGTGGTGCTTCGGCTCGGCCCTGGGGGACATGGCCCGGGAGCGCGCCCGCCACGGAAGGATCCTCGACATCGTCGGACGCGACGATGCCCACCCCGGCGTCATTGTTTTGGACTCGGACGAATCGACCGTTTACTGCCTGCCCGGAAGGCGGCGGCGCACCGTTGTGACAACGGCGGCACTGCAGGCCCTGGACGACGCGCAATTGGACGCGGTCCTGGCCCACGAACATGCCCACCTCTCCGAGCGGCACGATCTGATCCTGGGCCTTTCCCGTGCACTGGCAGCCGCTTTCCCCGCAATTGCACTGTTCCGGCTCGCCTCCGCAGAGACGGCAAGGCTGATCGAACTACGGGCCGATGATGCAGCGGCCGCCCGGTCCGGGCGCCTCACCGTCGCCGGGGCCCTGCTGGCCGTCGCCTCCCCAGGAAAGACCCCACTCCCGGCCGTCGCCCTTGCAGCCGGAGGCGCCGGCGCCGCCGCACGAGTGCGCCGGCTCATCCCCCCACACAACCCCCTGGGTCGCGCCCGGACGACGGCCGGCTCCCTGGCCGTCGCCGCACTGTTCGCGCTCCCGGTGCTGCTGCTGGGAGGACCCGCGGCAGCCGCGGCCGGACACAACCTCTGCCCCGATACGATCGTCTCCGCCAGCTCCCCCGGCCCCTGA
- a CDS encoding BlaI/MecI/CopY family transcriptional regulator — protein MPKFGDLESAIMEQIWRADRPLLVREVLEGLDRSLAYNTVHTVTEILYRKGWLTKERDGRAFRYGAAAGRDSYVAGLVTEALSLTDDRTAALVGFVEGIRPEEAEELHRLLSAARKQDAKS, from the coding sequence ATGCCAAAGTTTGGTGATCTGGAGAGCGCCATCATGGAGCAGATTTGGCGCGCGGACCGGCCATTGCTGGTCCGGGAGGTCCTTGAGGGGCTGGACCGGAGCCTGGCCTACAACACGGTGCACACCGTGACCGAGATCCTCTACCGCAAGGGCTGGCTGACGAAGGAACGCGACGGCCGGGCCTTCCGCTACGGAGCAGCCGCGGGGCGGGACAGCTATGTTGCCGGACTCGTTACAGAAGCACTCTCGCTGACCGATGACCGGACCGCCGCCCTCGTCGGCTTCGTAGAGGGGATACGCCCCGAGGAAGCCGAGGAACTGCACCGGCTCCTCAGCGCAGCCAGGAAGCAGGACGCGAAGTCATGA
- a CDS encoding DUF3105 domain-containing protein yields MSRPKNSGKPAGRVDRGSQPVPGSTSLKQQRAADIQQKLAGHKAQHRRQRRNRLILIITAWTVGAALVAGLVVFAVTSTMPKTPPAAIEGVQTLSGLSANHVNGPVEYPQAPPAGGDHSQIPLNCAVYTESVPNENAVHSLEHGAVWVTYDPEAVSGEQLELLRRDIPSTYAILSPYEGLPSPVIASAWGAQLKASSADDPRIKDFISKYRSAKSAPEPGAPCTGGLDGPGKLT; encoded by the coding sequence ATGTCCCGACCAAAGAACTCCGGCAAGCCTGCAGGGAGAGTGGACCGTGGATCGCAGCCGGTCCCTGGCAGCACCAGCCTCAAGCAACAGCGTGCGGCAGACATCCAGCAGAAGCTTGCCGGACACAAAGCCCAACACCGCAGACAACGGCGCAACCGGCTCATCCTGATTATCACAGCCTGGACTGTGGGTGCCGCCCTGGTGGCCGGCCTGGTCGTCTTCGCCGTCACCAGCACAATGCCCAAAACTCCGCCGGCCGCCATTGAGGGCGTCCAAACGCTTTCAGGGCTCAGTGCCAACCATGTGAACGGGCCGGTCGAGTACCCGCAGGCCCCTCCGGCGGGTGGGGATCATTCCCAGATTCCGCTCAATTGCGCCGTGTACACGGAGTCCGTGCCCAACGAAAACGCGGTGCATTCCCTTGAACACGGAGCGGTGTGGGTGACCTACGACCCCGAGGCGGTCAGCGGCGAACAGCTGGAGCTGCTGCGCAGGGATATCCCGTCGACCTACGCAATCCTCTCGCCCTACGAGGGCCTTCCGTCCCCTGTCATCGCTTCCGCCTGGGGTGCGCAGCTGAAGGCCTCGAGCGCTGATGACCCGCGGATCAAGGACTTCATCTCCAAATACCGGAGCGCAAAGTCAGCGCCGGAGCCCGGTGCACCCTGCACCGGGGGACTGGACGGCCCCGGCAAGCTCACGTAG